Proteins encoded in a region of the Xylocopa sonorina isolate GNS202 chromosome 1, iyXylSono1_principal, whole genome shotgun sequence genome:
- the LOC143424153 gene encoding histone H3.3A — MARTKQTARKSTGGKAPRKQLATKAARKSAPSTGGVKKPHRYRPGTVALREIRRYQKSTELLIRKLPFQRLVREIAQDFKTDLRFQSAAIGALQEASEAYLVGLFEDTNLCAIHAKRVTIMPKDIQLARRIRGERA; from the exons ATGGCGCGTACTAAGCAGACCGCACGTAAGTCCACGGGAGGTAAAGCTCCCAGGAAGCAGCTCGCAACTAAAGCTGCGCGTAAAAGCGCACCCTCCACGGGTGGTGTAAAAAAGCCACATCGTTACAG GCCTGGTACGGTGGCTCTGAGAGAAATCAGAAGATACCAGAAGTCGACTGAGCTGCTGATCAGAAAATTACCATTCCAACGTTTGGTTCGTGAAATTGCACAGGATTTCAAGACCGACCTGCGTTTCCAAAGTGCAGCGATCGGTGCATTGCAGGAAGCTTCCGAGGCGTACTTGGTCGGATTGTTTGAAGACACAAACTTGTGTGCGATTCATGCTAAACGTGTCACAATAATGCCTAAGGATATCCAATTGGCGAGAAGAATTCGCGGTGAACGTGCTTAA